One region of Flavobacterium pisciphilum genomic DNA includes:
- a CDS encoding RNA polymerase sigma factor, with product MTDEKVFIQELLNPKTQNIAFQKLVSDYQKPLYSHIRNIVLDHDDAHDVLQNTFVKVFRYLSKFKGDSKLFSWIYRIATNEAITFLSQKAKLSGITSEALQNKTIDNLQADIYFDGNEIQIKLQKAIVTLPEKQQLVFKMKYFEELKYEEIAEILGTSVGALKASYHHAVKKIEAYVISN from the coding sequence TTGACAGACGAAAAGGTATTTATACAAGAGTTATTGAACCCCAAGACGCAAAATATAGCGTTTCAAAAACTCGTATCCGATTACCAAAAACCGTTATATAGTCATATCCGAAATATTGTTTTGGATCATGATGACGCACACGATGTTTTGCAAAATACTTTTGTAAAAGTATTTCGTTATCTAAGTAAATTTAAAGGAGATAGTAAACTATTTTCATGGATATATCGAATTGCAACTAATGAAGCTATAACTTTTTTAAGTCAGAAAGCTAAGCTAAGTGGAATAACCTCTGAAGCGTTACAGAATAAAACAATTGATAATCTTCAAGCCGACATTTATTTTGACGGAAATGAAATTCAGATAAAATTACAAAAAGCTATTGTTACACTTCCAGAGAAGCAACAATTGGTTTTTAAAATGAAATATTTTGAGGAATTAAAATATGAAGAAATAGCCGAAATATTAGGCACTTCTGTTGGAGCATTAAAAGCATCTTATCACCATGCGGTAAAAAAAATAGAAGCTTATGTTATATCCAATTAA